A single window of Halobacillus naozhouensis DNA harbors:
- the cydC gene encoding thiol reductant ABC exporter subunit CydC, which produces MKDLSMVVKLVVREKKDILLSILFGFLAGITAVGLFGASGYLVSKAALIPPLYTLVLVVSFVKLLGFIRAISRYVERYVSHRATFTILSHLRVSFYEKLEPLAPGIFQKYRSGDLLARIVGDVESLQNFFLRVFYPPIVLLIVFLCTIIFTTFYSLSIALVLLGGLLVTALIVPCLFAMRQRKIEGQLREERGSLSTETTELLYGFRDLKIYRKLAEKENQLKESSDCYIKEQEKVGIHASLSQAMNSLASLVASWVVLALGAYLVVEDQLEGIFLAMLVMISLTVFENVTPMAVFPIHLEDSRRAASRLFSVVRDQSSKTQNHQDSIQLEGNQSLAIEIDKVSFAFPGEARSTLENVHLHLPAGSKTAIVGPSGSGKSTLLQLLLKIQAGYTGKVNLGGTSLDLLDKESLWSHTNAVLQENHFFYGTIRENLMLAGDDLTDIQLDEALAKVKLNHVQLTDSVLEKGGNLSGGEKQRLAIARALLKANPLWVLDEPTSSVDALTENTIYQYLFEAAKDDTLILVSHRLTGLERMDKIVVMEHGEIIEKGTFNELMDKRGYFYQMKQIEKSVFTA; this is translated from the coding sequence GTGAAGGATCTTTCCATGGTAGTGAAGCTTGTGGTAAGAGAGAAAAAAGACATCTTACTATCTATTTTGTTTGGTTTCCTTGCTGGAATAACAGCCGTAGGGCTATTTGGGGCGAGCGGCTATTTGGTATCAAAGGCAGCGCTCATTCCCCCGCTGTACACACTTGTTTTAGTCGTATCTTTCGTCAAACTACTAGGGTTTATAAGAGCCATAAGCCGCTATGTGGAACGATATGTTTCGCATCGTGCTACTTTTACGATTCTAAGCCATTTACGTGTATCCTTTTACGAAAAATTGGAACCGCTCGCGCCTGGAATTTTTCAGAAGTATCGCAGCGGTGATTTGTTAGCCAGAATAGTAGGGGATGTGGAAAGTCTGCAAAACTTCTTTCTGCGTGTATTTTACCCTCCTATTGTCTTGCTGATAGTGTTTCTGTGTACGATTATTTTTACGACTTTTTACTCCTTGTCTATTGCACTCGTTCTTCTTGGCGGGTTGCTCGTTACAGCCTTAATTGTGCCCTGTCTATTCGCTATGCGGCAGCGGAAAATTGAGGGGCAACTGCGCGAAGAACGAGGGAGTCTATCAACAGAGACAACAGAATTGCTATATGGATTCCGAGACTTGAAAATATACCGAAAACTTGCGGAAAAAGAAAACCAGCTGAAAGAGTCTTCAGACTGCTACATTAAAGAACAGGAAAAGGTTGGGATACATGCTTCCTTAAGCCAAGCAATGAATTCATTGGCCTCTCTCGTTGCTTCCTGGGTTGTACTGGCCTTAGGTGCTTACTTGGTTGTCGAGGATCAGCTGGAGGGGATCTTTCTTGCTATGCTTGTCATGATATCCCTTACTGTATTTGAAAATGTTACTCCAATGGCCGTGTTTCCTATTCATTTGGAGGACAGTCGCCGAGCTGCCAGCCGGCTGTTTTCAGTAGTTCGTGATCAAAGTAGCAAGACTCAGAACCATCAAGATTCTATCCAACTTGAAGGGAACCAGTCTTTGGCCATCGAAATAGACAAGGTAAGCTTTGCCTTTCCTGGTGAAGCAAGGTCGACCTTAGAAAACGTTCACCTGCACTTACCAGCAGGATCGAAAACGGCTATCGTTGGACCAAGCGGATCAGGTAAATCCACACTGCTGCAGCTTTTATTAAAAATCCAGGCAGGGTATACAGGCAAAGTCAACTTGGGCGGAACCTCTCTGGACTTGCTCGATAAAGAAAGTCTGTGGAGTCATACAAACGCAGTGCTGCAGGAAAATCACTTTTTCTACGGTACGATAAGAGAAAACCTAATGCTTGCAGGCGATGATTTAACGGATATCCAGCTGGACGAAGCACTCGCGAAAGTGAAGCTCAATCATGTCCAACTGACAGATTCAGTTTTAGAAAAGGGCGGAAATCTCTCTGGTGGCGAAAAGCAGCGGTTAGCAATAGCTCGGGCACTTCTCAAAGCGAATCCCTTATGGGTCTTAGATGAACCTACCTCATCAGTGGATGCGCTTACGGAAAACACCATTTATCAGTATTTATTTGAAGCAGCCAAGGATGATACGCTTATCCTTGTAAGTCATCGATTAACAGGACTTGAGCGTATGGATAAAATTGTTGTGATGGAGCATGGCGAGATTATAGAAAAGGGTACTTTTAATGAACTAATGGACAAGCGTGGTTACTTCTATCAAATGAAACAGATCGAGAAAAGTGTATTTACGGCTTAG
- a CDS encoding threonine synthase, whose amino-acid sequence MDYSYISHLYCPKCLQTYAKEAIHHLCDCGAPLLVEYDLDQLAKEWKPSDLERRKPDLWRYHELLPVQSEEHVTTMGEGMTPLLPMPNLGKQMDLPNLLMKDEGIIPTGAFKARGAAVGISKAKELGVAALAMPTNGNAGAAWSLYAARARISSTIVMPVDAPSITRNECALSGANLFLVNGLISDAGKMVAEAVQEHGLYDVSTLKEPYRIEGKKTMGLEIAEQLNWQLPDVILYPTGGGVGLIGIYKALQELQALGWLEGQNMPRLVAVQAEGCAPIVDAWKQGKTESVFWENSQTQAFGINVPKAIGDFLILHALYETDGCAIAVEEEAILEEQKQIAKLEGSFVCPEGAATFLAARRLREQNWIKQDENVVVLNTGAGIKYPDTAEVDVPVLEPGESLPLDSSFVK is encoded by the coding sequence TTGGATTATAGTTATATCTCTCATCTTTACTGTCCAAAATGCTTGCAAACGTATGCGAAAGAGGCCATCCATCATTTATGTGATTGTGGGGCCCCATTGCTAGTTGAATATGATTTGGATCAACTAGCGAAAGAATGGAAGCCTTCTGATCTGGAGCGAAGAAAACCTGACCTATGGCGTTATCATGAGTTGCTCCCCGTTCAATCAGAAGAGCATGTCACGACGATGGGAGAAGGCATGACTCCACTCCTCCCTATGCCCAATTTAGGGAAACAGATGGACCTGCCAAATCTATTGATGAAAGATGAAGGGATTATCCCTACAGGGGCGTTCAAAGCCAGAGGCGCAGCTGTTGGAATATCAAAAGCTAAAGAACTGGGGGTCGCCGCTCTTGCCATGCCGACGAATGGAAACGCTGGAGCAGCCTGGTCCCTCTATGCTGCTCGAGCTCGTATCAGCTCAACTATTGTAATGCCTGTAGATGCTCCGTCTATTACGAGGAACGAATGTGCTTTGTCCGGGGCAAACCTCTTTCTCGTAAACGGCTTGATCAGTGATGCTGGAAAGATGGTGGCTGAAGCTGTGCAGGAGCATGGACTATATGATGTATCCACATTGAAAGAGCCTTATCGAATTGAAGGGAAAAAGACAATGGGGCTGGAAATAGCAGAACAGCTTAACTGGCAGCTGCCTGACGTGATCCTGTATCCAACAGGAGGCGGTGTCGGATTAATCGGCATCTATAAAGCACTTCAGGAATTACAGGCACTCGGTTGGTTAGAGGGGCAAAATATGCCTCGGCTTGTAGCAGTTCAAGCAGAAGGCTGTGCTCCGATTGTGGATGCCTGGAAACAAGGGAAAACAGAATCTGTATTCTGGGAAAATTCACAGACACAAGCATTCGGCATAAACGTTCCTAAAGCCATCGGAGATTTCCTCATTCTTCATGCCCTTTATGAAACGGATGGATGTGCGATTGCTGTAGAGGAAGAGGCGATCCTTGAAGAACAAAAACAAATCGCTAAACTCGAGGGATCCTTCGTTTGCCCAGAAGGTGCCGCTACATTTTTAGCTGCCCGCAGACTAAGGGAGCAAAACTGGATTAAACAAGACGAGAATGTTGTCGTCCTTAATACGGGAGCTGGGATTAAATACCCTGATACTGCCGAAGTCGATGTTCCCGTCCTTGAACCTGGGGAATCTCTTCCATTAGACTCCTCTTTTGTTAAATAA
- a CDS encoding DNA-binding protein: MTGILLATLLPFSLFFLLTVIAALQNKNKAKAIIQGAFGLFIIGYIIVFIITYIWMPAITVPNMLLMNAVVGIILGPAMYVGSGTVFNKNTIHKSTPAIVFFITALAIVAIFVVGIFSVNQTYDSISKQEAGEAKPLNEENTPISVAPESARNKVQKSMSVVPNTQFYDLGKLQVQEVGGEISYVAPVEFTSFWRYFRGKETEGYFMIPATNINAQPEFIESKMRYTNSSYFNHNIQRQVYGEFPQYLQSGEAQIEVDNEGKPWYVQTIYKPIPLTNRPDLDKVKVAIVDPVSGEVEAYDVKEAPDFIEGAVSSELATAENEYFGKYVHGWFNSIFGKKDVKIPNDSGTENSVTPIFGDNGEMYYFTDMASPKENIDSALGYTLIDARTGELTYYNGKQNNGIMDSKGARQIVNKQFPEKNWTGSMPVLYNVDGHPTWIVNVLDPNGLFKRYAYIKANDSDFAVFGETAKETLTAYRLQLAQDPSNVQGSEGVETTGKSGVVNRVLVTSTDSRQIVQFILEGDTTIYTVNVSKAPLAIFLREGDHVQMQVRVRENGPATVEEMVVEELND; this comes from the coding sequence ATGACGGGGATATTGCTAGCTACTTTACTTCCTTTTTCATTATTTTTTTTACTAACAGTTATTGCGGCTCTGCAGAATAAAAACAAGGCCAAGGCCATTATTCAGGGAGCATTCGGGTTATTTATAATTGGGTATATTATTGTTTTTATCATTACTTACATTTGGATGCCTGCCATTACAGTTCCGAACATGCTGCTAATGAATGCTGTAGTTGGCATTATATTAGGACCGGCGATGTATGTTGGATCAGGGACAGTTTTCAATAAAAACACGATCCACAAATCAACGCCTGCGATCGTGTTTTTCATTACAGCCCTGGCTATTGTAGCCATCTTTGTAGTTGGTATTTTCTCAGTGAATCAGACGTATGATTCGATTTCGAAACAGGAGGCAGGAGAAGCGAAGCCTTTAAACGAAGAGAATACACCGATATCAGTCGCACCGGAATCGGCTCGTAATAAGGTGCAGAAGTCGATGAGTGTCGTACCGAATACACAGTTTTATGACCTTGGAAAATTACAAGTTCAGGAAGTGGGCGGTGAAATTTCATATGTTGCTCCAGTGGAATTTACGAGCTTCTGGCGATACTTTCGCGGAAAAGAGACTGAGGGTTACTTTATGATTCCGGCAACAAACATTAATGCACAGCCGGAATTTATTGAAAGTAAAATGCGCTACACAAACTCCAGTTATTTCAATCACAATATACAACGCCAAGTTTATGGAGAGTTTCCACAATATTTACAGAGCGGGGAAGCGCAAATCGAGGTAGATAATGAAGGAAAACCTTGGTATGTTCAAACGATTTACAAGCCTATTCCGTTAACAAACCGACCAGATTTAGACAAAGTGAAGGTTGCTATAGTTGATCCTGTATCAGGAGAAGTTGAGGCTTATGACGTCAAAGAAGCTCCTGACTTTATTGAAGGAGCGGTCAGCTCTGAGCTTGCAACAGCTGAGAATGAATACTTTGGTAAGTATGTTCATGGCTGGTTCAACTCTATTTTTGGCAAAAAAGATGTTAAAATCCCTAATGATTCTGGGACGGAAAACAGTGTAACCCCTATCTTTGGCGACAATGGAGAGATGTATTACTTTACCGATATGGCTTCACCTAAAGAAAATATTGATTCAGCACTTGGTTACACTTTAATTGATGCAAGGACTGGAGAATTAACCTATTATAATGGGAAACAAAACAATGGGATTATGGACAGTAAAGGAGCAAGACAAATTGTAAATAAGCAATTCCCTGAGAAAAACTGGACCGGTTCCATGCCTGTTTTGTACAACGTGGATGGTCACCCTACCTGGATTGTCAATGTGTTAGACCCAAATGGGCTATTTAAGCGTTATGCGTATATTAAAGCGAATGATTCTGATTTTGCTGTTTTTGGTGAAACAGCCAAGGAGACACTAACGGCCTATCGCCTCCAGCTGGCGCAGGACCCGAGCAATGTTCAAGGGAGCGAAGGCGTTGAAACCACTGGAAAAAGCGGCGTAGTTAATCGTGTGCTTGTGACTTCGACAGATTCCCGACAAATTGTTCAATTTATCCTTGAAGGGGATACAACGATCTATACGGTTAATGTTAGTAAGGCACCGTTAGCCATCTTCCTGCGTGAGGGTGATCATGTGCAGATGCAGGTAAGGGTGCGTGAAAATGGGCCGGCAACGGTGGAGGAAATGGTCGTAGAAGAATTGAATGACTAG
- a CDS encoding NAD(P)/FAD-dependent oxidoreductase → MKKYIVIGSGILGASTAYHLAKAGAEVTVVDRKDTGQATDAAAGIICPWLTKRKNKAWYRLAKAGAKYYPTLVEELKADGEKETGYKRVGALRLHTDEEKLDEMMERALERREDAPEMGEITRLTPSETQGMYPPVADGYGAVHMSGAARVDGRALRDALVNAAKRKGALFLKGNASLIVDNKQIVGVKTGEEQLYADQVIVAAGAWAKEMIEPLGVNFLVHPQKAQIVHLELPEADTSDWPVVMPPTNKYLLSFEQGRVVVGATHETKEKFDTRITAGGLHEIFSKVLAIAPGLSRSTLVETRVGFRPFTPDSLPVFGELPNFEGILLANGLGASGLTTGPYIGAELARLALGKNTELHKEDYQIEHALPKVNK, encoded by the coding sequence GTGAAAAAGTATATTGTTATAGGTTCAGGGATACTTGGTGCCTCAACCGCCTATCATCTTGCTAAAGCAGGTGCCGAAGTGACGGTAGTTGATCGCAAGGATACCGGCCAGGCGACAGATGCTGCAGCAGGGATCATTTGTCCATGGCTGACAAAACGAAAAAATAAAGCCTGGTATCGATTAGCTAAAGCGGGGGCAAAGTATTACCCGACATTAGTGGAGGAACTGAAGGCAGATGGAGAGAAGGAGACAGGATACAAACGTGTTGGGGCGCTCCGTCTGCATACAGATGAAGAAAAACTGGATGAAATGATGGAGCGGGCTCTTGAGCGCAGGGAGGATGCACCGGAAATGGGTGAGATCACCCGCCTCACTCCCTCAGAAACGCAGGGGATGTATCCGCCAGTAGCTGACGGATATGGTGCTGTTCATATGAGCGGTGCTGCACGAGTAGACGGCCGGGCGCTCCGTGATGCTTTAGTAAATGCGGCCAAACGAAAGGGTGCTTTATTTCTAAAAGGCAATGCTTCATTAATTGTAGACAATAAGCAAATCGTCGGTGTGAAAACAGGGGAAGAACAGTTGTATGCCGATCAAGTTATTGTGGCAGCGGGGGCATGGGCAAAGGAAATGATTGAGCCATTAGGTGTGAATTTTCTCGTGCATCCTCAAAAGGCCCAAATTGTCCATTTGGAATTGCCGGAAGCAGATACAAGTGACTGGCCGGTCGTGATGCCGCCAACTAATAAATACTTGCTTAGTTTTGAGCAGGGAAGGGTTGTAGTAGGGGCAACACATGAAACGAAGGAAAAATTTGATACTCGTATTACAGCAGGGGGTCTGCATGAAATTTTTTCTAAAGTGCTGGCCATAGCTCCAGGTCTGTCACGCAGTACGCTGGTTGAGACACGAGTAGGATTTAGACCATTCACCCCTGATTCTCTCCCTGTTTTTGGAGAATTACCAAATTTCGAAGGGATCTTGTTAGCAAATGGCTTAGGAGCCTCAGGCCTTACTACTGGCCCTTATATTGGGGCGGAGTTAGCAAGATTGGCCCTTGGTAAGAATACGGAACTTCATAAAGAGGATTATCAGATCGAGCATGCCCTTCCAAAGGTAAATAAATGA
- a CDS encoding GAF domain-containing protein — MYNHSNDLHYLSVKEAADEILEHVSKVIHVNTVYIAKKDDGHMNIINAYNDNEHILGTDVQINYEQSFCQFVIESEEGVFTSNDLSLHYIKENADLPVNVHVKAFMGVQIYDREGKEFGTLCVMDQKPREFTEEEARFLRSVGQVFSYIISLDQTQQRIDLLSVPIVPVTEGVVVLPLVGIVNEDRSNHLVETILQRIYQKNLDYFIIDLSGMVSFDDLFTRHLSDIVKALELMGVIPILTGIRPDMAMSHLSQGPMYRNLRITRNLEQALKKVGFRLVKEDM; from the coding sequence ATGTATAATCACTCAAATGACCTTCACTACCTTTCTGTCAAAGAAGCTGCTGATGAAATTCTGGAACATGTTAGTAAGGTTATCCATGTTAATACGGTTTACATAGCTAAGAAAGATGATGGGCATATGAACATCATCAACGCTTATAATGATAACGAGCATATTTTAGGTACGGATGTTCAGATAAATTATGAGCAATCTTTTTGTCAATTTGTTATTGAATCGGAAGAAGGAGTATTCACCTCAAATGACCTTTCGCTGCACTATATAAAGGAAAATGCAGACTTGCCCGTAAATGTCCATGTTAAAGCCTTTATGGGAGTGCAAATCTACGACCGGGAAGGAAAAGAATTCGGGACACTGTGTGTGATGGATCAAAAGCCGCGGGAATTTACAGAAGAGGAAGCGCGCTTCCTCCGTTCTGTCGGGCAAGTTTTCAGCTATATTATTAGCTTAGATCAGACTCAGCAGCGTATTGATTTGTTGTCTGTACCTATTGTCCCGGTAACAGAAGGTGTGGTAGTTCTTCCCTTAGTCGGGATCGTGAATGAAGACCGATCGAATCATCTGGTTGAAACTATACTTCAACGAATTTATCAAAAAAACCTGGATTACTTTATCATTGACCTGTCCGGCATGGTAAGCTTTGACGACTTGTTCACCCGCCATCTGTCGGATATAGTTAAAGCATTGGAGTTGATGGGAGTCATCCCAATTCTTACAGGAATTCGCCCAGACATGGCGATGAGTCATCTTAGTCAGGGTCCCATGTACAGAAACCTTAGAATAACACGCAATCTTGAACAGGCCTTAAAGAAAGTAGGATTTCGTCTCGTTAAAGAAGATATGTAA
- a CDS encoding type 1 glutamine amidotransferase domain-containing protein — protein sequence MSKQILMVVTNHEKINEDKTTGIWLSEFGEAYNEFIKHGYEVTVASPRGGKAPVDPNSVSEDEPQEILESKQHLEDTISINELSADSFDAIFLPGGHGTMFDFPDNQKLAELIRDMYESDKLVAAVCHGPAGLVGVKLSNGEPLVKGKQVNSFTNAEEADTALDQYMPFLLESKLRELGANFATADNWSKHVEIDDHLITGQNPQSTLVVAKELMNQLSR from the coding sequence ATGTCTAAACAGATCTTAATGGTCGTTACAAATCATGAAAAAATTAATGAAGATAAAACAACCGGGATTTGGTTGTCCGAATTCGGTGAAGCTTATAATGAATTTATAAAGCATGGATATGAGGTGACCGTTGCTAGTCCGAGGGGAGGTAAGGCACCAGTTGATCCAAACAGTGTCAGTGAGGATGAACCGCAGGAAATTCTTGAATCAAAACAACACCTTGAAGATACGATTTCCATTAATGAACTGTCTGCTGATTCTTTTGATGCCATTTTCTTACCGGGCGGACATGGTACGATGTTCGATTTTCCAGACAATCAGAAGCTTGCAGAATTAATCCGGGACATGTATGAATCGGATAAACTCGTTGCTGCAGTCTGTCACGGCCCAGCAGGGTTGGTAGGAGTGAAGCTTTCAAATGGCGAACCGCTTGTAAAAGGGAAGCAAGTCAATTCATTTACAAACGCTGAAGAAGCTGACACTGCTCTGGATCAATACATGCCTTTTCTTTTGGAAAGCAAACTGCGTGAGTTGGGGGCAAACTTTGCGACCGCAGATAATTGGTCTAAACATGTGGAAATCGATGATCACTTAATTACCGGTCAAAATCCTCAATCTACATTAGTCGTTGCTAAAGAACTCATGAATCAGCTTAGCCGCTAA
- a CDS encoding UDP-N-acetylmuramoyl-L-alanyl-D-glutamate--2,6-diaminopimelate ligase: MKLDQLLQDISFRYEEVSKSNDVTVHGLTDSSQKVKPGFLFIAIPGHQLDGHAYIQDAINNGAAAIVGEKDHQVTDVPYIQVPNSKKALGMLARNYYQNPASQKIMVGITGTNGKTTTSYLVKHILENMDYTCSLLGTIQNVINGECSKTANTTPNALTLNQLIDKSNDEVVIMEASSHGLAEYRLEGLHFDLCLFTNLTHEHLDYHGTIDQYYEVKKALFRKLKPNGTAVINSDDAYGEQLANELKQEGLQTYTLGKSIANDLQILDQLSVDPPSCRFKDHDIHTLHSPMAGIHNLYNTLQAYAAAMQLDGETAKVLDSISGFPGVPGRFTTYPLKNGATVVVDYAHTADAVFNCLQTVQEAEAKKLTHIFGFRGNRDQTKRQEMMNITAEMSDQFILTMDDLNGVHQRDMEQMLTFYLNHTKFGKGEIIPDRTLAIKTAIDNSQPGEWIVITGKGHEEYTQSYSLPTHSDENTVNYLRKNEISEAN, from the coding sequence ATGAAACTTGATCAACTATTGCAAGATATTTCCTTCCGGTACGAGGAAGTGTCCAAGTCTAATGATGTGACTGTTCATGGATTGACTGATTCCTCTCAGAAGGTGAAACCAGGATTCCTATTTATAGCCATTCCAGGTCATCAGCTAGATGGACATGCCTACATTCAAGATGCCATTAACAATGGAGCTGCTGCGATCGTCGGTGAAAAGGATCACCAAGTTACAGATGTTCCTTATATACAAGTCCCAAACAGCAAAAAAGCATTAGGAATGCTTGCACGCAATTACTACCAGAACCCTGCTTCACAAAAAATCATGGTCGGAATTACCGGAACAAATGGTAAAACAACGACCAGTTATTTAGTGAAGCATATTCTTGAGAACATGGATTACACTTGTTCCCTCCTCGGTACAATTCAAAACGTCATCAATGGAGAATGCTCAAAGACAGCCAATACCACTCCAAACGCATTGACTCTTAACCAGTTAATCGATAAAAGCAATGACGAGGTTGTCATTATGGAGGCATCCTCTCACGGATTAGCGGAATACCGTCTGGAAGGCCTGCATTTTGATCTGTGCTTATTTACAAACTTGACGCATGAACACCTTGACTATCATGGAACCATCGACCAGTACTATGAAGTCAAGAAAGCATTGTTCCGTAAATTAAAACCTAATGGAACGGCTGTCATCAATTCCGATGATGCTTATGGAGAACAGTTGGCTAACGAACTTAAACAAGAAGGTTTGCAAACTTACACCCTGGGTAAGTCAATCGCAAACGATTTACAAATATTGGATCAACTTTCTGTTGACCCCCCTTCATGCAGATTCAAAGACCATGACATACATACACTTCACTCCCCCATGGCAGGTATCCATAATTTATATAACACTCTTCAAGCCTACGCCGCAGCGATGCAGCTTGACGGAGAGACGGCAAAGGTTTTAGATTCCATTAGCGGCTTTCCTGGTGTGCCTGGTCGTTTTACAACGTATCCTCTAAAGAACGGTGCTACTGTCGTGGTAGACTATGCTCATACAGCGGATGCAGTATTCAATTGTTTACAAACCGTCCAGGAAGCAGAAGCGAAAAAACTCACACATATCTTCGGTTTTCGAGGCAATCGGGACCAAACAAAGAGGCAGGAAATGATGAACATTACTGCAGAAATGAGTGATCAATTTATTTTAACAATGGATGATTTAAATGGGGTTCATCAACGTGACATGGAGCAGATGCTGACCTTTTATCTTAACCATACAAAGTTCGGAAAAGGAGAAATCATCCCTGACCGGACACTCGCGATTAAAACAGCTATAGACAACAGCCAACCTGGAGAATGGATCGTCATTACGGGGAAAGGTCATGAAGAATACACTCAATCCTATTCACTTCCTACCCATTCGGACGAAAACACAGTAAATTACCTACGAAAAAACGAAATATCTGAAGCCAATTGA
- a CDS encoding YitT family protein: protein MKRAVKDIVMIIIGSFVFAIGVNYFAIPNRLSEGGVIGITIVTYYLFEWSPGIVNFVLNTLLVAIGYKFFNNRVIIYTITAIISSSLFLHFTVDWGKEISDPLLAALFAGLAVGFGLGLIFRSGGTSGGSAILARLGNQFFGWTIGKGMLIIDIAVIVGSSFIIGQQKAMYTLISVYVGAKVIDVVVEGANERTAVMIISSHPAQVLDAVTNQMARGITVLEGKGGYTGAQREVLYLVINKHEIVPFRKIILNIDPNAYVTVHGVQEIFRKGYKGR, encoded by the coding sequence ATGAAACGTGCCGTAAAAGATATCGTAATGATCATTATCGGATCATTTGTTTTTGCGATTGGTGTAAACTACTTCGCAATCCCTAACCGCTTATCCGAAGGCGGCGTGATCGGGATTACGATTGTTACTTATTATTTGTTTGAATGGTCGCCCGGTATTGTCAATTTTGTTCTAAATACTCTGCTCGTTGCCATCGGGTACAAATTTTTCAATAATCGAGTGATTATCTATACAATTACCGCAATTATTTCATCATCTCTTTTTTTACACTTCACAGTGGACTGGGGCAAAGAGATTAGCGATCCATTACTTGCAGCTTTATTTGCTGGTTTAGCAGTCGGGTTTGGCCTTGGGCTCATTTTCCGATCCGGTGGTACATCTGGCGGCTCAGCTATCCTCGCCCGTCTTGGCAACCAATTTTTCGGATGGACGATTGGCAAAGGAATGCTCATTATTGATATTGCAGTCATCGTGGGATCTTCCTTCATCATAGGGCAACAAAAAGCCATGTACACCCTTATTTCTGTTTATGTCGGTGCAAAAGTTATCGATGTCGTAGTAGAAGGTGCTAACGAACGTACAGCGGTTATGATCATTTCAAGCCACCCCGCTCAAGTACTCGATGCAGTCACAAACCAAATGGCTCGTGGAATCACAGTTCTTGAAGGGAAAGGCGGTTACACAGGTGCACAACGAGAGGTGCTCTATCTAGTTATTAACAAACATGAAATTGTGCCCTTCAGGAAGATCATTCTAAACATTGACCCAAATGCTTACGTTACCGTTCATGGCGTTCAGGAAATCTTTCGTAAAGGATATAAGGGAAGATGA